One Methylophilus sp. TWE2 DNA segment encodes these proteins:
- a CDS encoding type II secretion system F family protein, which translates to MLIWAILVGTLLAYLIFDYFKSYRRDKVMERLDFGFTYEEDELPSLWDGAKNFLQLGTVRQLLLQSAIIRALDVHLRRSQLSISLLQAIFVIIGLTLISSVLCYFLFKNATPAVVSLLVTPILLWWLLSFLSEKQQKKMDLLLPSLINSMLTTMRAGGTPVQALHATSRNAAEPMKSSITHVLNQLQLGQSPITVWKEWSDFWDTKSARLLSTGIRVKWEAGGQMSSVLEHILETIEFRKKIEVRISTLTTQAKIGSILLTVIPPFLVYIQYLRTPELVTEMFEDDVGQKMYIFAATLTIVGFIWLRKLAKVKLE; encoded by the coding sequence ATGTTAATTTGGGCAATCTTAGTCGGTACATTGCTTGCTTATTTAATTTTTGATTATTTCAAAAGTTACAGGCGTGACAAGGTCATGGAGCGTCTTGATTTTGGTTTCACTTATGAAGAGGATGAATTACCTTCTTTGTGGGATGGCGCAAAGAATTTTCTGCAATTGGGCACTGTGCGACAGCTCTTATTGCAAAGTGCAATTATTCGCGCACTGGATGTGCATCTAAGAAGATCGCAACTTTCAATCAGTCTGCTCCAGGCAATTTTCGTCATCATAGGGCTGACACTGATTTCTTCAGTGTTATGTTACTTTTTATTTAAAAATGCAACGCCAGCAGTGGTTAGCTTGTTAGTCACTCCCATTTTGCTCTGGTGGCTACTGAGTTTTCTGTCTGAAAAGCAACAGAAAAAAATGGACTTGCTTTTACCATCTCTCATCAACAGCATGCTTACTACCATGCGTGCCGGCGGGACGCCTGTCCAGGCACTCCATGCGACATCTAGAAATGCCGCTGAGCCAATGAAAAGTTCAATCACCCACGTACTCAATCAGTTACAACTCGGTCAATCCCCGATTACGGTGTGGAAAGAATGGTCTGATTTCTGGGATACTAAAAGTGCCAGGCTTCTATCAACTGGTATCCGTGTAAAATGGGAGGCTGGAGGGCAGATGTCCTCAGTACTAGAACACATTCTTGAAACGATAGAGTTTAGAAAGAAAATTGAAGTACGCATTAGCACGCTGACTACTCAGGCAAAAATCGGGTCTATTCTTCTCACGGTAATTCCTCCGTTCCTGGTCTATATTCAATACTTACGGACACCTGAGCTCGTGACAGAAATGTTTGAAGATGATGTTGGCCAAAAAATGTATATTTTTGCGGCGACACTCACTATCGTGGGTTTTATTTGGCTACGAAAGTTAGCTAAAGTCAAACTGGAATAA
- a CDS encoding type II secretion system F family protein — MDNFWLYLLLLIPGVLVVWFIRARMIKRNFRERLFFGIQPLEEDEPPEISLSSGDYGLEGVDRAIFFLSKFLSTPIGYIVLFALGAFIGFLLKLIFGFEKFNTLLLAALIGVLLFSMVNIFINRSKRKRSQRIRYELPNALQSIVAVMESGLAFESALQHVVRESGVSHPLYFDLQVMMDAMQQGRRRNDALKLWATRANERTVTDVVAAMIQADQTGAALGSVLRHHATSQLKEIEAELLKKAERIPIYMIFPMMFCILPPIMIVAVGPSAIRIVRMFQAIMSKA; from the coding sequence ATGGATAATTTCTGGCTTTATTTGCTTTTATTGATTCCGGGAGTATTAGTTGTCTGGTTTATCAGGGCCAGGATGATTAAAAGAAACTTTCGTGAGCGCTTGTTTTTTGGCATACAACCGCTTGAGGAGGACGAACCCCCTGAGATCAGCCTGTCTTCAGGAGATTATGGCCTGGAAGGGGTAGATAGAGCTATCTTTTTCCTAAGTAAGTTTCTTTCAACACCCATCGGATATATCGTTTTATTCGCGCTTGGCGCTTTTATAGGCTTTTTACTCAAGCTGATATTCGGCTTCGAGAAATTTAATACACTCTTGCTAGCGGCACTCATTGGTGTCCTGCTGTTCTCGATGGTTAATATTTTTATTAACCGTAGCAAGCGTAAAAGAAGCCAGCGGATCAGGTATGAACTACCAAACGCATTGCAAAGTATTGTTGCTGTGATGGAGAGCGGTTTGGCCTTTGAATCTGCCTTGCAGCATGTGGTGAGGGAGTCTGGCGTGAGCCATCCACTCTATTTTGATTTGCAAGTAATGATGGATGCCATGCAGCAGGGTAGAAGGCGAAATGATGCCCTTAAGCTTTGGGCAACACGGGCAAATGAAAGGACAGTGACGGATGTTGTCGCTGCCATGATTCAGGCAGACCAGACAGGCGCCGCATTAGGCAGTGTTTTGCGCCATCATGCGACCTCTCAACTGAAGGAAATTGAGGCCGAGCTTCTCAAAAAAGCTGAGCGTATACCCATTTACATGATTTTTCCGATGATGTTTTGCATACTTCCACCCATCATGATTGTGGCAGTAGGGCCAAGCGCAATTCGTATCGTAAGAATGTTTCAGGCGATTATGTCCAAGGCTTAA
- a CDS encoding DUF192 domain-containing protein yields MNHNQKSSTQSLYNIDADQLIVSHVIMANNFFTRLKGLMFCKYLAQDSALLIKPCQQIHTHFMHFPIDVLFLNNQLEVVHVIRGMKPWRFSKYIKQASFVIETNAGVSHSVEVGHRLKLATA; encoded by the coding sequence ATGAATCACAACCAAAAATCTAGCACGCAGTCTCTTTACAATATCGACGCCGATCAATTAATTGTCAGCCATGTGATAATGGCTAATAATTTTTTTACCAGGCTAAAGGGGCTGATGTTTTGCAAATATCTAGCCCAGGATAGTGCATTACTGATTAAGCCATGCCAGCAGATACACACGCATTTTATGCACTTTCCAATTGATGTATTGTTTTTGAATAATCAATTGGAAGTAGTTCACGTGATTCGGGGAATGAAACCCTGGCGCTTCTCAAAATATATCAAGCAGGCATCATTTGTGATTGAAACCAACGCCGGTGTATCACATTCGGTAGAGGTTGGTCACCGCTTAAAACTAGCTACTGCATAA